From a region of the Gossypium raimondii isolate GPD5lz chromosome 10, ASM2569854v1, whole genome shotgun sequence genome:
- the LOC105777556 gene encoding uncharacterized protein At2g33490 isoform X1 — protein MKSSFGKLARFALHKNDGKDKLDFLSAAHLDELAQAAQDMQEMRNCYDSLLLAAAATANSAYEFSESLQEMGSCLQEKRLLPDDEESRRILLMLGNLQFELRKLVDNYRSHILLTITNPSESLLNELRTVEDMKRQCDEKRNVYEYMVTQQKEKGKSKGGKGETFTLQQLQTAREEYVEVATLCVFRLKSLKQGQSRSLVTQAARYHAAQLNFFRKGLKSLEAIEPHVRQVTEQHHIDYQFCGLEDDDGEDGEIAYDPNKDVELKFDNRANEKEFDVTSASRNSMEVDEVSTSFPQTLKMENAEANPVKSHGDFQVSSRDHRVSCHSAPIFPERKLDPAERVKQMLQSSTRTSNTYVLPTPNDSTFAVSSRTNSSISHTKPTNVAGHPHNTWHSSPLEQKNREKDSGDGQPSEFTILNSESGLKENNSSNSTSTQLPPPLSEGRESTQLDSTEAKKIKRKAVSGPLTSKQLSTKPILSATSSIPSAELPHLASAVFSHLTIPRSLSPPRVSPSASPPLVSSPRLNELHELPRPPNSSAAKSAKSPSLVGHSASLISRNQELSASNISPLAVSGASRLPTPPLIVPRSFSMPTGNQRTTFSRLLEAPQVPDKDEVALPSSMPTKPIPSVSEVASHSGQIRGGS, from the exons atgaagtcTTCGTTTGGTAAACTTGCAAGATTTGCTCTCCACAAGAACGATGGCAAggataaattagattttttatcaGCGGCTCATTTGGATGAGCTCGCTCAAGCAGCTCAG GATATGCAGGAGATGAGAAATTGCTATGACAGCTTACTTTTGGCAGCTGCAGCAACAGCTAACAGTGCATATG AATTCTCAGAGTCACTGCAAGAAATGGGCTCCTGTCTGCAAGAAAAAAGACTGCTACCTGATGATGAAGAAAGCC GTAGGATCCTGTTAATGTTGGGGAACTTGCAGTTTGAACTCCGGAAACTTGTGGATAACTAT CGCTCCCATATATTGCTGACAATTACAAATCCGTCTGAGTCACTTCTAAATGAGCTTAGGACTGTTGAG GATATGAAGCGACAGTGTGATGAGAAAAG AAATGTCTATGAATACATGGTGACACAACAGAAGGAAAAAGGAAAGTCCAAAGGTGGAAAAGGGGAAACTTTCACTTTGCAACAGTTGCAAACAGCTCGTGAAGAATATGTTGAAGTGGCAACCCTTTGTGTTTTCCGATTGAAATCTCTGAAGCAAGGTCAATCCAGAAGTCTTGTAACACAAGCTGCTCGCTACCATGCAGCTCAG TTGAATTTCTTTAGGAAAGGACTTAAATCACTTGAGGCAATTGAACCTCATGTTAGGCAAGTTACAGAACAGCATCACATTGATTACCAATTCTGTGGccttgaagatgatgatgggGAAGATGGTGAGATTGCCTATGACCCAAACAAGGATGtggaattaaaatttgacaataGAGCTAATGAGAAGGAGTTTGATGTTACTTCTGCATCAAGGAATTCAATGGAG GTAGATGAAGTAAGTACTTCATTTCCCCAAACTTTGAAGATGGAAAATGCAGAG GCAAACCCGGTGAAAAGCCATGGGGATTTCCAGGTCTCAAGTAGGGATCATAGAGTGAGTTGCCATTCAGCCCCCATATTTCCAGAAAGGAAGCTTGATCCTGCTGAAAGAGTAAAACAGATGCTTCAGTCATCTACAAGAACGTCCAACACATATGTTCTTCCAACACCAAATGATTCAACATTTGCAGTTTCTTCAAGAACAAACAGCTCCATTTCGCACACAAAACCTACAAATGTAGCCGGGCATCCACACAATACATGGCATTCTTCCCCGCTAGAGCAAAAGAATCGTGAGAAAGATTCTGGCGATGGTCAACCATCAGAGTTTACCATCTTGAATTCTGAGTCAGGTCTCAAGGAGAACAACAGTAGTAATAGTACCTCTACACAACTACCCCCTCCTTTGTCTGAAGGACGAGAATCTACCCAGTTGGATTCCACTGaagccaaaaaaataaaaagaaaagctgTTTCTGGTCCATTAACTAGTAAACAATTGTCAACAAAGCCTATTTTATCGGCAACCAGTTCCATTCCATCGGCTGAACTTCCTCATTTAGCTTCTGCAGTTTTTTCTCATTTAACAATTCCTCGATCATTATCACCTCCCAGAGTATCCCCAAGTGCATCACCTCCCCTTGTTTCTTCACCCAGATTAAATGAGCTTCATGAGCTTCCAAGGCCGCCTAATAGTTCAGCTGCCAAGTCAGCAAAATCCCCTTCCTTGGTTGGTCACTCTGCTTCTCTAATCTCGAGAAATCAAGAGCTTTCTGCAAGTAATATTTCTCCACTGGCAGTAAGTGGAGCATCTCGTCTACCTACTCCACCTTTGATAGTACCGCGAAGTTTCTCTATGCCAACTGGAAATCAAAGAACAACGTTTTCCAGGCTTTTGGAGGCTCCACAAGTTCCAGATAAGGATGAAGTTGCATTGCCTTCGTCAATGCCCACTAAACCAATACCCAGTGTTTCTGAAGTGGCATCTCATTCTGGCCAAATCAGAG GTGGGAGCTGA
- the LOC105777556 gene encoding uncharacterized protein At2g33490 isoform X2 encodes MKSSFGKLARFALHKNDGKDKLDFLSAAHLDELAQAAQDMQEMRNCYDSLLLAAAATANSAYESLQEMGSCLQEKRLLPDDEESRRILLMLGNLQFELRKLVDNYRSHILLTITNPSESLLNELRTVEDMKRQCDEKRNVYEYMVTQQKEKGKSKGGKGETFTLQQLQTAREEYVEVATLCVFRLKSLKQGQSRSLVTQAARYHAAQLNFFRKGLKSLEAIEPHVRQVTEQHHIDYQFCGLEDDDGEDGEIAYDPNKDVELKFDNRANEKEFDVTSASRNSMEVDEVSTSFPQTLKMENAEANPVKSHGDFQVSSRDHRVSCHSAPIFPERKLDPAERVKQMLQSSTRTSNTYVLPTPNDSTFAVSSRTNSSISHTKPTNVAGHPHNTWHSSPLEQKNREKDSGDGQPSEFTILNSESGLKENNSSNSTSTQLPPPLSEGRESTQLDSTEAKKIKRKAVSGPLTSKQLSTKPILSATSSIPSAELPHLASAVFSHLTIPRSLSPPRVSPSASPPLVSSPRLNELHELPRPPNSSAAKSAKSPSLVGHSASLISRNQELSASNISPLAVSGASRLPTPPLIVPRSFSMPTGNQRTTFSRLLEAPQVPDKDEVALPSSMPTKPIPSVSEVASHSGQIRGGS; translated from the exons atgaagtcTTCGTTTGGTAAACTTGCAAGATTTGCTCTCCACAAGAACGATGGCAAggataaattagattttttatcaGCGGCTCATTTGGATGAGCTCGCTCAAGCAGCTCAG GATATGCAGGAGATGAGAAATTGCTATGACAGCTTACTTTTGGCAGCTGCAGCAACAGCTAACAGTGCATATG AGTCACTGCAAGAAATGGGCTCCTGTCTGCAAGAAAAAAGACTGCTACCTGATGATGAAGAAAGCC GTAGGATCCTGTTAATGTTGGGGAACTTGCAGTTTGAACTCCGGAAACTTGTGGATAACTAT CGCTCCCATATATTGCTGACAATTACAAATCCGTCTGAGTCACTTCTAAATGAGCTTAGGACTGTTGAG GATATGAAGCGACAGTGTGATGAGAAAAG AAATGTCTATGAATACATGGTGACACAACAGAAGGAAAAAGGAAAGTCCAAAGGTGGAAAAGGGGAAACTTTCACTTTGCAACAGTTGCAAACAGCTCGTGAAGAATATGTTGAAGTGGCAACCCTTTGTGTTTTCCGATTGAAATCTCTGAAGCAAGGTCAATCCAGAAGTCTTGTAACACAAGCTGCTCGCTACCATGCAGCTCAG TTGAATTTCTTTAGGAAAGGACTTAAATCACTTGAGGCAATTGAACCTCATGTTAGGCAAGTTACAGAACAGCATCACATTGATTACCAATTCTGTGGccttgaagatgatgatgggGAAGATGGTGAGATTGCCTATGACCCAAACAAGGATGtggaattaaaatttgacaataGAGCTAATGAGAAGGAGTTTGATGTTACTTCTGCATCAAGGAATTCAATGGAG GTAGATGAAGTAAGTACTTCATTTCCCCAAACTTTGAAGATGGAAAATGCAGAG GCAAACCCGGTGAAAAGCCATGGGGATTTCCAGGTCTCAAGTAGGGATCATAGAGTGAGTTGCCATTCAGCCCCCATATTTCCAGAAAGGAAGCTTGATCCTGCTGAAAGAGTAAAACAGATGCTTCAGTCATCTACAAGAACGTCCAACACATATGTTCTTCCAACACCAAATGATTCAACATTTGCAGTTTCTTCAAGAACAAACAGCTCCATTTCGCACACAAAACCTACAAATGTAGCCGGGCATCCACACAATACATGGCATTCTTCCCCGCTAGAGCAAAAGAATCGTGAGAAAGATTCTGGCGATGGTCAACCATCAGAGTTTACCATCTTGAATTCTGAGTCAGGTCTCAAGGAGAACAACAGTAGTAATAGTACCTCTACACAACTACCCCCTCCTTTGTCTGAAGGACGAGAATCTACCCAGTTGGATTCCACTGaagccaaaaaaataaaaagaaaagctgTTTCTGGTCCATTAACTAGTAAACAATTGTCAACAAAGCCTATTTTATCGGCAACCAGTTCCATTCCATCGGCTGAACTTCCTCATTTAGCTTCTGCAGTTTTTTCTCATTTAACAATTCCTCGATCATTATCACCTCCCAGAGTATCCCCAAGTGCATCACCTCCCCTTGTTTCTTCACCCAGATTAAATGAGCTTCATGAGCTTCCAAGGCCGCCTAATAGTTCAGCTGCCAAGTCAGCAAAATCCCCTTCCTTGGTTGGTCACTCTGCTTCTCTAATCTCGAGAAATCAAGAGCTTTCTGCAAGTAATATTTCTCCACTGGCAGTAAGTGGAGCATCTCGTCTACCTACTCCACCTTTGATAGTACCGCGAAGTTTCTCTATGCCAACTGGAAATCAAAGAACAACGTTTTCCAGGCTTTTGGAGGCTCCACAAGTTCCAGATAAGGATGAAGTTGCATTGCCTTCGTCAATGCCCACTAAACCAATACCCAGTGTTTCTGAAGTGGCATCTCATTCTGGCCAAATCAGAG GTGGGAGCTGA